In the Malassezia vespertilionis chromosome 8, complete sequence genome, CCGGCATCGCGCAGGACTGGCGTCGCGTCTTGGAGGGTAAGCACCAGGGTGGGAAAAAGCGTTTGCAAGTCCcaagcgacgcaccgcgccgctgccgcgtGCAAAAGATGCGTCGCGTGGCGCAAGGCCAAAAGGCGCAGCGGGACGTCGGGCAAAGAGACGTAGGGTTGCGTAAGCGCTCTGGTCACCTCGTCAAGCGTCGTGGCCGGATGCggcggctcggcgctggacgtTGAGGCATATACACCGGCAAGGAAAGCTATTGCATGGGCTCCAAGCCTTGCAAACAGAGCCGGCGCAAGAATCTGTCCGGCGGCGGTGCCAGCGCCcggtgcatgcagcgcccgGTAGAGATGCAGGAGCAGCTGTGCAttcgccgacgcgcgctgctgcacggcaataaacagcgacgcgctgtCCTCCAGCGGCACTTGCTCCAGCACGGCACTGTacagctgcacgccaagcaGGCGCACACTCCGGCGGGAGAGCTTGTCCAGGACTTGGGTGAGGAGCTGTGCGCTCAGTGCGTCGCCAAGTACAACTTCCTTCACGTCCCCGGCGAGTAATTGATGGTCGTACACAAGGATGGTGGCGCGGTACGCGGTTGGGATCCAgacgctcggcgcgagTGCATCCTTGGTCGagagcagctcggcgagtGTAAGCAGAGCGAggacgccgctgcgtgcgacAGGCGCACGGTCGAGCTCGTCCAAAAGGAACTGCGCATGGACAAGCTGTTGCGCCTCGGGCTCGTCACGGACCATCGCGACGTACGCACGCACGACAAAGGAAAGGAATGCAATACGGTCGTCGCcgggcgctggcgcgctCGCAAGCGCGCTCGCAAGCACAGGAAGCGTATCGAGGCGCGGAACGGCATCGGCTGCAATCGCGACGAGTTTCGCACTGCCGACAGGGAGGAGGAACGGCCATAAAATGCGGCGCCAGATAGACgcaccgagcgcggcgtttgcTTCCGCGAGCGGGCCCGTGCAGAAACGCACATGCTGCTTGTACTCTTTGGCGGAAAGCGACTCGGCGTGCAGACGCGCGGCAATGGCATCGAGTAGAGCAAGGGGGGCGACAGCAGCAAGAAGCACAGCAGCGTGCTCGTACAGCACTTGTACCACCGGCAACGCAccgtcggcaagcgcagtaaggatcgcgtcgcgcacaagcgtgTCCTGCGCGCGAatctcgccgcgcgtaaccgcggcaaaaagcgcacgcagcgcaagcagcttcTGCGTCTCGTCGGCGCTCTGCACACCGAGCCACAGCGCGTCTTGTGCGTCGCACGCGTGTGCTGTTCCGGTGGCTTCGCACTCTAAAAcagcgcgcaaggccgaccatgcgcgctgctcgtcctCCGCACGAacgatggcgagcgcagcgtccagcaccgacgcgcggcgctggcgcacactggcaagcagctcgatccgcgcgtgccataCCTCGTCAGCGTGCATGGTAATCAGGCGCTCGCACGTCCGCTGGGCAAGCGCTTCGGGCAGCGCTGggtcgtcgagcagcgtacgcagcaGGGCAAGCGCGGGaggatgcggcgcggcctCGACAAGGcccgcaagcagctgcgcgaggaagcaCGCCACGTCGCGGTCCtgcagtgcacgcagcacTTGTGCACTGAGCTCAGGGAGCTGTAGCAGTGCTTGTAGCGTGCTCCCGGATACCAGGCGCTGGCGTTCTTGCTCGGCGAGAGGGTCGGGGACGTGCTCGGGACTCGCACagagcgcaaagcagcaTGCGACAACGGCGCGCGTGAGCTCGGCAGAAAGTTCAGGGCGCATGAGCGTCGCAATCCCGTCCAGGACACCTCGCACGCCAGCACAGCTCAGTGGAAAGGCGGTGCCGATCGAGCAAAGAACCATGAGCGCGCCAATCGCAGCCTCCGTATCCTCTGGCTTCTCGAcgaagcgcatcgcgtcgGGCAGCAAAATTGCCAGCACTGCTTGTACATCGCCGCCTTTCCGGCGTGGCTTGGCGCTCTTTGCGGCGTGCTGCAAGCAGAACTGAATCAGCGTCGCGGCCCAGAACCGGACAGCGAGCCGACGGGGAACGTCGCGCAGAGGAACGCGCGTATCGGAGACAAAGCGTAAAACGTCCGTATTTCCAAgtgcgtgcacaagcaCCGAAGTCGGGAGCGGCGTGTTGGCCTTCTTTACCGGCACAAGAAAGTGGAATTCGGGCATTGCGTCGAGTGGAAGGAGCTgcaggatgcgcgcaaactgGGACGTCGCGTGGTACGGCAGGAATGCACGAAGCAAGGCTTTCGGTACGTACTCCTGTATACGAAAGCGCCGGATGAGCCACTCGAGACACTTGGCTGCATTCCGCGATAAAAGCACAGGCCCCAACAGGTAGAGCAgctcgcgtgcagcgcggtCGAGCTCCTGGTTCTGCGCTTTGGTCATGGTCGTGCGATCCATCTTGATGCTGCGATCACCAAATAGCAAATCCCCATACTGCCAATCGGCTAGGACGGGGTCTTGGTCTAGCAGCTGCTCCCAGCCGGTgacgccgagcgcatgcaccgTTTCGTGATCTTGTTCCGCAGCTACGCGCGGCGTAAAAAGGTACGAGTCTCTTGCAGTAAgcgagccgctgcttgAGAGCCGCGTCGCATTGTGCGAGCGGAGTCCAGCAAGCTGCACTGCAAGCGATGAAGACATGCAAGCGTGCGTTGGCAACCAGCGGctctttttttttttccTCTTCCTGCACGTGGAAGTGGAGGGAAGGGCGGCTCGGCGAGGCCGCGTCTagacggcggcgcgtggacggcgcgctAGGATGAAGCAACATGTACCACTTGCTACGTACGCCTTGCTATGCATTACCATACATCACCAATACATCGCCAATACATCGTCCATACATTGCCATACATCGCCCATACAAATCCCATACATCGCCAATACATCATTCCCCACACCGCTATGAATACACGCTACATCGCCCTACGCATCCACTTGCTCCATCTCTAATTCAGTCAGTGCGCGTGACGCTACACTCGCCACGCCAAACCGCCTTTGAAATGCCGTCAAGTCGCGTgtgagctgctcggcaagctgcataCTAAGTGGCACCGCATTCGGAGCCGGAGCCACAGCCCGTTCATCGCTCTCCCCGCCCATGATCCTGGCAAGAAATTGGACTCGTTTTTCGCGCTCCACCGCCTCGATCTGTACGCGGGCGACATAGTCTCCGATCGTGCGGATTCGCTTGCGCATCTCGCTCAGCGTCATCCGTTTTTGGGGGTATCGAATCTTGGTGGCAGTGTCCATGACCGCGACCAAAGCAAACGGCTCGGGCAGTCCAGGCACCTTGGCCTCGCTCTTACCCTCCTTCTCTTCGCCGGGCAATGGCGGGACAAGGTACGCAAGATGCGCAAGATGCTCGGGCagcgtgcttggcgcactttttgcgccgccatcgcccggcgtcggcgtgccttgccgGCTCCCTACATCGCGACTCGCACGCACAATTTcacgcgcacgcatcgGGATGggtgcgtcgtgcttgcTCCGTGGTGCATggctcgcagcgcgcggctcgtgctGCAACACTTCGCGTCGCTCAATATCCGGCgtatcgcgcgcattgcggTTCGCTTCCTGTGTACGCCGCCGTTTCCCAGCGTCGGCAACACCCTCGGGCTCCAAACTCGGGGGCTCGTCCACGATGCGCTTACGCTTGCGAAGACTGTCCTCTGGAGAATCCAGTTCGCGAGCATCGTATTCTTCTggctgcagcagcgacggcggGATATGCTCCCAGCCATCGCCACCAAACTCGCGCGAGTTCatcgtgctgcgccgtttcggcggcacgcgtgcgtctgcatcgGGCGAGTgcttgcgtgtgcgccgcgccgaagGACTCGTGCGCTcctctgcagcgcccgcctcggcgcgcaggcgcgccacGTTTTCCTGTGCCATGACGCGGATTGCTTCTCTCGCATCGttcagctcgcgcgcgtgttctttggccagcgcgacgcgactGCTTCGgctcgcgccgcgtttTACGACTTTGGGCGGAGGAAGGAAGCCCAGCGAGCGGAGCAGCTCGATATGATTCTCTGGCCTGCATTGCTCGCAGAAGTACACGTCGGGACAGTCTTCTTCGGTATGCATGCccatgcacgcgcagtgctgccAGCACTTGCATGTCTCGCACTGGATCATCAGACCGACGTTCTCGTCGGTGCTGCCGCACACACAGCGCGTCACGCCCTCGCTATCGTCCTGCTCGTCGTACTCGATGCCTTTTCCAAAAGCATCAGCATCCAGCACGTCCCCTTTGGCGGAGCCTtcagcgccgtgcgtcctgcgcaaacggcgtGCTCCGACGTCGCGGTTTGTATCGGAGGCGGCGTCGGATGCCTCTGCACCCGTGTGTTCTTCCAGTTCGTCCTCCTTGATTGGAGGATCTTGCTGGTCAATACTGGTATGTTGCTCCTCGTCGATAGCATACTtgtcctcctcctcctccgccgccgcttggtGCTCCGAACGATGCGCATCGTTCGGAGCGGCAGGAGCATCGTCTTTTGTATCCCCCGCTTCCATTTCGAAATCGTCTGTGGCTGTGTCTAGTATAGCACGCGGCCAATGCTGCGCCCCATATTCGCCCTGCCCTTGCGCTTCGTTTTGCTCGTCAGacgccatcgtcgcgctcgggagcgtcgcgtgcgGTTTTGCTGGTCGGCCGAGCATACTACCCCCACCGCGTGCGTACCTCCACATTTTCCGCGCCCTCCATGCTCGAATTCACGCCGCTTTCCGGGCCGTACGTGCCGCGGGAAGGGAAGAAGAGCAAGGATGTtttggacgaggagcgTCCAAAAGCGCTTGCGTACCTGATCGAGATAGATGGGTACCGCATCCTTCTGgactgcggcgcgccggaagaCTACATCTTTGCGCCATTGCCGATCGACGACGAAACTATGGATACGGACGAGCAGCCTGTGCCCTTCGCTGGCACACTGCCCAAGATTCTTGAGCGCATAGCACCCAGCATCGATATTGTACTGCTTACCCACGCAGAGATCTCGCACCTTGGGCTGTATGcgtacgcacgcgcaaagcTGGGTTTGCAGTGCCCTGCGTTTGCGACACTTCCCGTGCAGACCATGGGGCGTCTCGCGACGACCGAggctgtgcgtgcgtggAGCGCAGAGGCGGATCTCGGGAAGCCCATGCGCCTGCTCCCGACGGAGAACGAGGTGGACGAAGCGTTCGAGGCGCTACGTACACTCCGCTATTTACAGCCCACGCCGCTTGACGGCAAAGGCGCAGGCCTCGTCCTCACCGCGTACAATGCAGGACATTCGCTGGGCGGCACAGTATGGaagctgcgctcgccgtcCATGGGCACcgtcgtgcttgcgctcgactGGAACCATAACCGCGAGCGCCACTTGGACGGCACCGCACTGCTCCCTTCGCTGACCACccaagacgctgcgcactcTACGGCCGGCTCGGTTGGGCGTGCCGACGTGCTTGTGACAGACATCGAGCGTGGCCTGCTGACCAactcgcggcgcaaggaccgcgacgctgcactgctcgaCCGCATCCACCACACGCTCGTCAACGGGCACTCGGTCCTGATTCCTGTagacagcgccgcgcgccttttggAACTCTTAGTTCTATTGGATCAGCACTGGGCGTATGCATATGCACACCAACGATACCCCCTGTGTCTCGTGAGCCACACGGGCCAGGAAtttgtcgagcgcgcgcgcacgttTCTCGAGTGGATGTCGCGCGAATGGGCGgcacagctgcttgcggacGATGCCGGCAAAGgacggcgccgccagaAACAGCTCGCTTCGCTGAAATCTCCCCTCGATTTTCCGTTTCTGCGGTACTATTCCTCTGTCGATGCAATGAAAGCCGCACTCACACACTCACAGCCAAAGGTCGTGGTCGCAACCCCAGCGTCGATCACGCATGggcctgcgcgcgctttgctcTCCGACTTTTTGCCCAACCCCGAGTCGCTCGTTTTGCTTCtctcgcgcggcgagccggGAAGTGTGATGCGGACGCTGTGGGAGCGCTGGAATACCCAGCAGGAGGATGGCGacgcttggcgccgcggcaaagtcggcgcgccagcgagTCCAGGCGGACAAGTCACGTACgaactgcgccgcagggtGCGTCTTACTggcgaggagctgcgcgcctacttggagcgcgagcagcaagcCAAGGAGCACGaagcacagcagcagcgcgctccCGCGCGTCCCCGGCCACAGCTGGAAGCAGACGAGGAGGagtcgagcagctccagTGATtccagcgacgaggagcaggTCGTGCCGATCGACGCGCACAGGATGCGCACGATTGCGCCGGACCGCCTCGGCGCACAGgacagcgcgcgccaagtatCCTTTGACATTTATCTGCGCGGCCatgcaagccgcgcgcctttggacgagcgcgctgcatacggcgcaggcgcacacTACCGCATGTACCCAtttgtcgagcgcaagcgcaaagtAGATGGGTATGGCGAGGCGATCAataccgcgcgctggatcaaCCAGCGCCGGCGTCTGCACGAGGAGCAcgaggagcagctggatcctgcttggcgcaccgAGACGAAGCAAGTAAAGAAGCCCGTTGCACAGCCCGAGCCGCCGTCCAAGTATACAGTGCAACAGCACaccgtgccgctgcgcagccaCTTGATGTACGTGGACATGGAAGGCTTGAACGACGGGCGTGCGCTCAAGACACTCATTCCTCAGCtgcagccgcggcgcctgATTATGGTCAATGGCGACGCCGCGACGAATGCAGACCTGCTATCCATGCTTCTTTCTGTGCGCGGAATGTCCCAGGATATttacgcgccgcgccccggcgcgacggtgcgcaTCAGCGGGCTTGCCCACGCGTACAGCGtcaagctcggcgatgCGATCCTCtctggcgcgcgctggagcaaAGTCGAGGAGTACAATCTTGTGCACATCCATGCCGTCCCGGAATTTACCGCGGACGGCGAAGCACCGACGCtggtgcgcgccgtgcccgaGACCGAAGCGCAACACTCCGCCTCTGCCGCACTCTCGACGCTGTACATTGGCGACTTGAAGCTGTCTGCACtcaaggcgctgctcgcgcgcaagcaccgaaTCCGCGCAGACTTTGCGGGGGAAGGTGTCTTGGTCTGCGACGGCGCCCAAGgacagcgcgccaagagggacgagcagcgcagcgtcacCGTCACCAAGGGGGGGCACGGCAAGATTGTGGTCGAGGGCAACCTCTCCACGAGCTTGgggcgcgtgcgccaatCTGTGTATGATTTGTATGCACAGGTGCACCAGTAGTTGTATAGAGTCTACATTGGGTATGTGATGCATCACTAGAGCGCCTCTTTGTCCGCTTCGACCACGTCgggcagcgcagcggcgagcgcatctGTGCCTGCGGGAAATGGCAGGTCCTGCAGCCCGTTGCCGAGGTactgcgcgacgccattGGCAGgatcgagcagcgcaccggTGGAGGTCTTGCCTTTTCGGTAGGTGTAGTAGGCGCTCTTGACCAGGTTTTtcagcgcgtcgcggacTTCGACGATGCCGCCGTCGGGTCCAGGCACGGGTCCTTTGACAAAGACGAGCTCATTGCGAAGATCGACGCGCAATACACGCAGGTTTTGGAccgtgcggtgcgcagtgccgccCATGCGACCGGGCATGCGCTTTCCGGGGAATACACGCCCGGGGTCCTGATTATTTCCGATGGAGCCGGgtgtgcggtgcgccaaagAAGCACCGTGCGTTGCATTGCCGCCGGCAAAGTTGTGCCGCTTCATCACACCGGCAAATCCTTTGCCGCGCGTAatggcgcgcacgtcgactTCCTGGCCCGGCACAAAGTGCGCGGCAGAAAGTTTGGTGCCGAGCGGAACAAGTGCATCACGCGTCACACGAAACTCGCGCAAAATACGCTTGGGGTCCGTGAtgcccgccgcgcgcaaatgaCCGCGCATGGGGTTCGTGATGTTGCTGGCACGCGCATCGACCGCCGCAACTTGCACCGCAATGTACGGCTGCGTCCCGGGATCATGCAGCTCATCCACCCCAATGTGTTTCGAGATCTGGTTGCCGTCTACATACAGCACCGTTGCGGGCGTCTTTTTTCCGTCCGGCGTGAACAGCGTAGTCATGCCCATTTTGCGCGTGATGAGACCCACACGCTGCGAAAGCGGCGTCCAAGAAGCAACGTCCGCCTCTGCATCGCTCTGTTGCTGCATGGTGCGGGCCGATATGTGcagtgcacggcgctgtgtATGCCACAGACTAGCACGCACCACACTCAGCATCGTTGTGCAAAGCGAAGAAGCCGCACCACGCACGTGTACGTCACATGACAAAAATGGTCCGTGCACTGCGAatgccgccgtgccgctgcttcGCCGTACATGCGTAAAGTTTCATCCCACAGTTGTTTttcggtgcgccgctgcagccagTACTGGTCCAATCGACTGCATGTATCGAAACGGCTTGGTGAACGTACGAACGCGTCTTGGTGCATCGCAGTATCGGCGTAAGCCGCCGTGCGACGctggtgcttgcgcacatcATTGCGCAAAATATGGACATGCCTTTTGTCGACGGCTATCTAtgtgtgcgcagcaggcgACATCACCTTTTTTTTTCtgggagcggcgcatctcAAGTATggctcgccgtgcgcagaATCGAAAGCGATGCACCCTGCATACAATttggcgctcggcgcactcTGCACAGCCTCGATACGTCTACCCACCACACGCACAGCCCCTATTCCGTTGCCTGATGCTATGTCTGCCGCCATGTCGCGGCTgaacgcgcgctgcgttgcAGATCCATAGCAGCCCACCTCTCCACACTGTACTCGGCCGAGTGTCATTTTTCGGCAAACCCCAGGCGTTGGACGGCAGAGCAATCGTTAATTGAGCCGCGTCGTTCTGCCGCGTCATGCATCGGATCCGTGGATTCACGAAGCGTGGCGATCGACAGGGCGACTCGCAGCTGGCGTCGCCCACCTTGTCGACCTCGCCCATTCTTCgcggctcgccgagcatgccgtCGATCCAGTTTGCCGGCGCAGAAAAAGCGTCGCGTTCCATCCGTTTCGGCCaggccggcgcgccgagtccGGCCCTTGCGAACGGCGAGACGCGCACCGCGGATCTTGTACCGTCCGTGCCAGAGTCTGCGCAGAAGCAAAAAGGGCTGCGCAGATCGATGTCAGAGCATCAAATggacgcgccgcgtgtTGAAAAACCGCGTAAATCCAGCGCGGATGGCGCTTGGCCCgctcgtcgctggcgcGGTATTCTTCGCAGCGTTTCCCATGGGGACGAAAAAGCAGCAGAGGCGGACGATgcttccacgcgcgcggtCAAGACGCGGTCGCCCGCGCCGAATGCaaccgcgccgctgtctCCCAGTCTTGTCCCGAGTTCCCAGACCTGGGTGCGCTCCACGCCCTCGGAGCCCATATGGAACAGGAAACACCGATATTTGCGCTCAacgcagcgcgatgcagatgACCCTGTGGTGCCTGTGTCATTGTCGCCGACTGCGCATACTCACGAAGCGAGCACGTctgccgagctgcgcagtTCGCTTCCTTCGCCGCGCCCCGACGGCGtgcagccgcgcttgcTGAG is a window encoding:
- the CTI6 gene encoding Histone deacetylase complex subunit (EggNog:ENOG503NYTJ; BUSCO:EOG09260NE0; COG:S) codes for the protein MASDEQNEAQGQGEYGAQHWPRAILDTATDDFEMEAGDTKDDAPAAPNDAHRSEHQAAAEEEEDKYAIDEEQHTSIDQQDPPIKEDELEEHTGAEASDAASDTNRDVGARRLRRTHGAEGSAKGDVLDADAFGKGIEYDEQDDSEGVTRCVCGSTDENVGLMIQCETCKCWQHCACMGMHTEEDCPDVYFCEQCRPENHIELLRSLGFLPPPKVVKRGASRSSRVALAKEHARELNDAREAIRVMAQENVARLRAEAGAAEERTSPSARRTRKHSPDADARVPPKRRSTMNSREFGGDGWEHIPPSLLQPEEYDARELDSPEDSLRKRKRIVDEPPSLEPEGVADAGKRRRTQEANRNARDTPDIERREVLQHEPRAASHAPRSKHDAPIPMRAREIVRASRDVGSRQGTPTPGDGGAKSAPSTLPEHLAHLAYLVPPLPGEEKEGKSEAKVPGLPEPFALVAVMDTATKIRYPQKRMTLSEMRKRIRTIGDYVARVQIEAVEREKRVQFLARIMGGESDERAVAPAPNAVPLSMQLAEQLTRDLTAFQRRFGVASVASRALTELEMEQVDA
- a CDS encoding uncharacterized protein (BUSCO:EOG09260MBW; COG:A; EggNog:ENOG503NXAZ), whose translation is MLEFTPLSGPYVPREGKKSKDVLDEERPKALAYLIEIDGYRILLDCGAPEDYIFAPLPIDDETMDTDEQPVPFAGTLPKILERIAPSIDIVLLTHAEISHLGLYAYARAKLGLQCPAFATLPVQTMGRLATTEAVRAWSAEADLGKPMRLLPTENEVDEAFEALRTLRYLQPTPLDGKGAGLVLTAYNAGHSLGGTVWKLRSPSMGTVVLALDWNHNRERHLDGTALLPSLTTQDAAHSTAGSVGRADVLVTDIERGLLTNSRRKDRDAALLDRIHHTLVNGHSVLIPVDSAARLLELLVLLDQHWAYAYAHQRYPLCLVSHTGQEFVERARTFLEWMSREWAAQLLADDAGKGRRRQKQLASLKSPLDFPFLRYYSSVDAMKAALTHSQPKVVVATPASITHGPARALLSDFLPNPESLVLLLSRGEPGSVMRTLWERWNTQQEDGDAWRRGKVGAPASPGGQVTYELRRRVRLTGEELRAYLEREQQAKEHEAQQQRAPARPRPQLEADEEESSSSSDSSDEEQVVPIDAHRMRTIAPDRLGAQDSARQVSFDIYLRGHASRAPLDERAAYGAGAHYRMYPFVERKRKVDGYGEAINTARWINQRRRLHEEHEEQLDPAWRTETKQVKKPVAQPEPPSKYTVQQHTVPLRSHLMYVDMEGLNDGRALKTLIPQLQPRRLIMVNGDAATNADLLSMLLSVRGMSQDIYAPRPGATVRISGLAHAYSVKLGDAILSGARWSKVEEYNLVHIHAVPEFTADGEAPTLVRAVPETEAQHSASAALSTLYIGDLKLSALKALLARKHRIRADFAGEGVLVCDGAQGQRAKRDEQRSVTVTKGGHGKIVVEGNLSTSLGRVRQSVYDLYAQVHQ
- a CDS encoding uncharacterized protein (BUSCO:EOG092642CB; COG:J; EggNog:ENOG503NXKC), with translation MQQQSDAEADVASWTPLSQRVGLITRKMGMTTLFTPDGKKTPATVLYVDGNQISKHIGVDELHDPGTQPYIAVQVAAVDARASNITNPMRGHLRAAGITDPKRILREFRVTRDALVPLGTKLSAAHFVPGQEVDVRAITRGKGFAGVMKRHNFAGGNATHGASLAHRTPGSIGNNQDPGRVFPGKRMPGRMGGTAHRTVQNLRVLRVDLRNELVFVKGPVPGPDGGIVEVRDALKNLVKSAYYTYRKGKTSTGALLDPANGVAQYLGNGLQDLPFPAGTDALAAALPDVVEADKEAL